A genomic segment from Necator americanus strain Aroian chromosome III, whole genome shotgun sequence encodes:
- a CDS encoding hypothetical protein (NECATOR_CHRIII.G11446.T2) has protein sequence MNVESVRQLIHSTKKNRRLAKENERFLNESAAWYQEKSFLEKQVKDGEATIELLQKEVQEKHNTIAALEKRVAELLQSFSEHPAEEVSEAAAELILDKKDEGTQCETDSHDVGIQLEENTEGLATLKQEIAVLSAENKELCHKLSNLQDIVDDVSRLRKEQEYLREKCSFLETENVEVRKEEEKLLKDITNKDAELIKIKEEKQLLTDELDRLRTETKHSADLLKKNQELERFQLESEKLLEEHKIQISGLRSCVASYEQTIQSLRECEIDMKKQIDNKLVEAEKLDQECRTLRNVGDKLTQESMFANLLNSELQLKLSQAHSEIDELRSSLSREQNARKTEMESKRCMAELNKKLQESTSRLDELRLLNEKMSVELDYLRQKSANSASKEEMEQLSATLSRCQHDLEIALSEKNSLLEKEEHYRQEIAKTESLRFEIKSRDTIIAEYRSAEEKLQSDLTAKSNELLKIQTQFDELTHECCKIREEYHVFQESAEQQYCAMLEEKCKQIEAISARLAQLESYPGDFKQFLLDILF, from the exons ATGAATG TGGAGAGTGTGAGGCAGTTGATCCACTCAACCAAGAAGAATCGCCGATTAGCAAAGGAAAACGAAAGATTTCTTAACGAAAGTGCTGCATGGTACCAAGAAAAGTCCTTCTTAGAGAAGCAG GTGAAAGATGGCGAAGCTACCATAGAATTACTGCAGAAAGAGGTCCAG GAAAAGCACAATACAATTGCTGCTCTAGAAAAACGCGTGGCTGAATTGCTGCAGAGCTTTTCCGAACATCCTGCAGAAGAGGTTTCCGAGGCAGCTGCGGAGCTGATTCTGGATAAAAAG GATGAAGGCACGCAATGCGAAACTGATAGTCATGATGTAGGAATACAGTTGGAAGAGAATACCGAG GGTCTTGCAACGTTGAAACAGGAGATAGCTGTATTGAGTGCTGAGAATAAAGAACTATGTCATAAGTTGAGCAATCTGCAAGATATTGTGGACGATGTATCCAGACTGCGTAAG gaGCAGGAGTATCTGCGAGAGAAATGTTCCTTTCTGGAAACGGAAAATGTTGAAGTTcggaaagaagaggagaaattaTTGAAGGATATCACGAATAAGGACGCAGAGCTTATTAAAATCAAAGAGGAG AAGCAACTTTTGACTGATGAACTTGATCGACTCCGTACGGAAACAAAACACTCGGCAGATCTGCTCAAAAAGAACCAAGAGTTAGAGCGATTTCAActggaaagtgaaaaattgctGGAAGAGCATAAGATACAAATTTCGGGCCTAAGATCATGTGTTGCATCTTACGAACAAACAATACAATCTTTAAGG GAATGTGAGATAGACATGAAAAAGCAGATTGATAATAAGCTGGTTGAGGCTGAGAAGTTGGATCAGGAGTGTCGT ACCTTACGAAATGTGGGAGATAAACTTACTCAAGAAAGTATGTTCGCAAACCTACTTAATAGTGAGCTGCAGCTCAAATTATCGCAGGCTCACAGTGAAATCGACGAACTGCGTAGTTCTCTATCTAGGGAACAGAATGCACGGAAAACAGAAATGGAATCGAAGCGTTGCATGGCTGAATTGAATAAAAAG CTTCAAGAGTCTACCAGTCGCTTGGACGAACTGCGCTTACTGAACGAGAAAATGTCTGTCGAGCTTGATTACCTTCGTCAG AAATCTGCGAACAGTGCTagtaaagaagaaatggaacaaCTCTCTGCAACACTTTCCCGGTGTCAGCATGATCTTGAAATTGCACTCAGCGAGAAAAATTCACTATTGGAGAAAGAG GAGCATTATCGGCAAGAAATTGCGAAGACAGAGTCACTGAGATTTGAAATAAAGAGCCGTGACACCATTATTGCTGAATATCGTTCTGCTGAAGAGAAACTTCAGTCTGATTTG ACTGCAAAATCTAACGAACTCCTTAAAATACAAACTCAGTTCGATGAGCTTACTCACGAGTGTTGTAAGATCCGAGAGGAGTACCACGTTTTCCAG GAAAGTGCAGAACAGCAGTACTGTGCTATGTTAGAAGAGAAATGTAAACAGATTGAAGCAATTTCAGCTCGTCTTGCTCAGTTAGAATCGTATCCAGGTGATTTCAAACAGTTTTTGttggatattttattttga